In Procambarus clarkii isolate CNS0578487 chromosome 25, FALCON_Pclarkii_2.0, whole genome shotgun sequence, the following proteins share a genomic window:
- the LOC138368456 gene encoding craniofacial development protein 2-like encodes MNNARKTAGINNKVRRLQMDTVALQETRRPATGSIRENFTFFWLGKQLEGLREHGVSFAIKNRLLVSIVLPTEGSAWINKLQLHTAAEMVSFINAYAPTLTSSTKAMDEFYDDLDLTLRGKPQQEPVFLLGDFNASAGSDHSSWPSCLGQFEFGKMNESG; translated from the coding sequence ATGAATAACGCCCGTAAGACAGCTGGGATCAACAATAAAGTacgcaggctccagatggacaCAGTTGCCCTGCAGGAAACACGTCGGCCCGCGACTGGCAGCATACGGGAGAACTTTACCTTCTTCTGGCTGGGCAAACAACTAGAAGGGTTAAGGGAGCATGGCGTTAGCTTCGCCATCAAGAACAGGTTGTTAGTGTCCATAGTACTGCCCACGGAGGGGTCTGCATGGATCAacaaacttcagcttcatacagcagcagAAATGGTCAGCTTCATCAACgcctatgcaccaacactgacctcctctaccaAAGCGATGGAcgagttctatgatgacctcgaCCTAACTCTCAGAGGCAaacctcaacaagagccagtcttcctcctgggagactttAATGCAAGCGctggttctgatcacagctcttggccttcctgcctcGGCCAGTTTGaatttgggaagatgaatgagagtgggtag